Below is a window of Paremcibacter congregatus DNA.
CCATCAAAAGAAACCTATATCTACAACCCTGAGAAACGCTTATGGAGACAGGGGCCGACCTTACCCGAAGCTCGCCATCATTTAGGTATGGTCAGTAATAGTTCATATTTGTTTGCAATCGGCGGGTTCTACGGTGTTAAAGGCAATGCATGGCAATTGAGAGATACGGTATTTAAATTAACCAAAGATTCCGAGACATGGTCATCAGGGCCTGTATTGCCATCCTCTCAGGCAGAATCTGTATATGGCATGATTGAAGATAACATTCATGTGGTTGGGGGTAAAAGAATAGAACCACAAAATGGAAAGATACTAGATTCAGACAAACATTATGTTTTAGTTCAGAATGAACATTGGGAAGAAGCTGCTCCCGCCTCAATGGTTAGAAATTCTGCGGCCGGTGCAGTAGTCGGGGACAGATTATATGTTGTGGGGGGTAGAGGTGCTGGCAGCTATCACTTGAATAATAATTTTATAGAAGCTTATGATCCTAAATTAGACAAATGGGAAACTATAAAACCCGCGCCCGTTGCCGTAGCAGGTCACGCAGCAACTGCACGCGGCGGTAAACTCTATATTTTTGGGGGAGAGATATTTGGTCCCGGCGGTAATTGGAAAACAGGGAAAGTATATTCGAGTGTTTGGAGTTATGATCCGCACTCAGATGAGTGGAATGTAAGCGGCGGTGCAAAACTAGTCCACTGAGGCGGTGATATTGTATTGCTGCGGGCGGAGCAAAACTCTGCCACTTTTGTCCTCTTTGTTTAAGAGGAGGGCCCGAGGGATTTATACAGTGGATTTATATAGAAGAGTGCGCCTTGCCTGTCATGTGCAAGGCATGAGTAGCCGGGAGGCTGCGCGTCAATTTGGTGTTAGTCGTGAAACGGTTGCCAAGATGTTAAAGTTCAGCGAACCACCAGGCTACCGTCGCATAGCGACCACCAAACGCCCCAAGCTTGACGGTTTCACTGCTATCATCGACGGTTATATTGAGGGTGACAGGCTCGTCCCGCGCAAGCAACGCCATACAGCCAAGCGTATCTTTGAGCGGTTGCGGGATGAACATGACTTTACCGGCGGCTACACCACGGTCAAGGATTATGTGCGCATCCATCATCAGCGCCACAAAGAAGTTTTTGTCCCGCTCAGTCATGCGCCTGGCCACGGCCAAGCTGACTTCGGTGAAGCACAAGTAATCATCGGTGGGGTCCAACAAAAGGTTCACTTCTTTGTGCTGGACTTGCCGCATAGCGATGCCTGTTATGTGCGCGCTTATCCCCGCGCCATGACCGAGGCTTGGTTAGATGGTCACAATCACGCCTTTGCTTTCTTTGGTGCGGTGCCGCAGTCGATTGTCTATGACAATGACAAGTGCCTGGTGGCGCGCCTTATGCCTGATGGTGTTCGCAAGCGCACGGAAGCCTTCTCGGGCTTTCTGTCCCATTATCTGATCAAGGATCGTTATGGTCGCCCCGGCAAGGGCAATGATAAGGGCAAGGTCGAAGGTATGGTTGGCTATACCCGCCGCAACTTCATGGTGCCGATCCCTCAGTTCCCGAGCTTTGACGCTTTTAATGATTATCTAGAAGAACAATGTTTAGCACGACAGGCTGATGTTGTGCGGGGTCATAAGGTCAGCATTGGGGAACGCTTAAAAGTTGATCTTGCCGCCATGCA
It encodes the following:
- a CDS encoding Kelch repeat-containing protein — encoded protein: MEFSRRNFLNYSGIAALGALSYSGSSFAFGAKKNWVQTSPMPIPMQEIYPAVFEQEIYVGGGFVESDRPAFAGYSPSKETYIYNPEKRLWRQGPTLPEARHHLGMVSNSSYLFAIGGFYGVKGNAWQLRDTVFKLTKDSETWSSGPVLPSSQAESVYGMIEDNIHVVGGKRIEPQNGKILDSDKHYVLVQNEHWEEAAPASMVRNSAAGAVVGDRLYVVGGRGAGSYHLNNNFIEAYDPKLDKWETIKPAPVAVAGHAATARGGKLYIFGGEIFGPGGNWKTGKVYSSVWSYDPHSDEWNVSGGAKLVH
- the istA gene encoding IS21 family transposase, with amino-acid sequence MYTVDLYRRVRLACHVQGMSSREAARQFGVSRETVAKMLKFSEPPGYRRIATTKRPKLDGFTAIIDGYIEGDRLVPRKQRHTAKRIFERLRDEHDFTGGYTTVKDYVRIHHQRHKEVFVPLSHAPGHGQADFGEAQVIIGGVQQKVHFFVLDLPHSDACYVRAYPRAMTEAWLDGHNHAFAFFGAVPQSIVYDNDKCLVARLMPDGVRKRTEAFSGFLSHYLIKDRYGRPGKGNDKGKVEGMVGYTRRNFMVPIPQFPSFDAFNDYLEEQCLARQADVVRGHKVSIGERLKVDLAAMQALPATSFDACHKQAGRVTSQALVRYKGNDYSVPVAYGHREVWIRGYVGEVVIGCKAEVIARHRRSYDSDDMIFNPLHYLPLIERKIASLDQAAPLEGWDLPDELTKLRRLLEARMGKAGKREYVQTLRLLETIDMVTLAAATRDALRLGAIGFDAIKHLVLCRIERRPAKLDLDIYPYLPRATVGTTSPSSYMSLMARTAAGASS